In Opitutus sp., one genomic interval encodes:
- a CDS encoding ATP-binding protein yields the protein MKTEPEKTDLLKDQLKYLKLGYLLRHHGELTAEAAKARCSHAEFLRRLVQAETQDRQIRALERRIQAARFPVKKTVDQFQWDWPKELNEAQVRHLFELGFVKERTNAVFCGGVGLGKTHLASALGYAACQAGYTVLFTTAVDAINALVTAQSLHRLQAELKRYMTPAVLVLDEVGYLPLDKSGADLLFQIVSQRYERGSLIVTTNKAYKHWAGIFNNDAGITAAILDRLLHRAQTVVIEGKSYRMKDRLADEPAS from the coding sequence ATGAAAACAGAACCCGAAAAAACCGATTTATTAAAAGATCAACTCAAGTACCTGAAACTCGGTTACCTGCTGCGCCACCACGGCGAACTCACGGCCGAGGCGGCCAAGGCGCGCTGTTCGCACGCCGAATTTTTACGCCGACTGGTGCAGGCCGAGACCCAGGACCGCCAGATCCGGGCGCTGGAGCGGCGCATCCAGGCAGCGCGCTTCCCGGTCAAGAAAACCGTCGACCAGTTCCAGTGGGACTGGCCCAAGGAGTTGAACGAAGCGCAGGTGCGGCACCTCTTCGAACTGGGCTTTGTCAAGGAGCGCACCAACGCGGTGTTTTGCGGTGGTGTGGGGCTTGGGAAGACACATCTCGCGAGCGCGTTGGGCTACGCGGCGTGCCAGGCGGGCTACACGGTGCTGTTTACGACGGCGGTGGACGCGATCAACGCCCTGGTCACCGCCCAGTCCCTGCACCGGTTGCAAGCCGAGTTGAAGCGTTACATGACCCCTGCGGTGCTCGTGCTCGATGAGGTCGGCTACCTGCCGCTCGACAAGTCGGGGGCCGACCTGCTCTTCCAGATCGTCAGCCAACGCTACGAACGCGGCTCGCTGATCGTCACCACCAACAAGGCCTACAAACACTGGGCAGGGATCTTTAACAACGACGCTGGCATCACCGCGGCGATCCTGGACCGCCTACTGCACCGGGCCCAGACCGTCGTCATCGAGGGCAAATCCTACCGCATGAAAGACCGCCTGGCCGACGAACCTGCAAGCTGA
- a CDS encoding IS1634 family transposase produces MIGPWRGRSSAFTTGDFVTARNRRCSRRRSHLALSLWHRLKLNELLGELLPEGRESVGWAHTAALLTVARFCAQRSELGVAEHWYDTTALDDLLGVDNRLVNDDRLYRALDQLGEHKDALCAHLMTRYREWFGVRFEFLLYDVTSTYFEGEAERNPQAQRGYSRDQRSGNKQVCIGLVCTPEGLPLSFEVFAGNRADVSTVEDIVRAMETKYGQAERIWVMDRGMVSEANITFLRERKARYLVGTPKSWLRAHEQTLLEQSDWKTVQDGLEVRLVEQPDGEPGERYVLCRSGARAEKERAMLQRQSERLTAELIKIDAWLSRTPQADQEAVGRRIGRHLGKYPAAAAIVMAEVLRDGEGRAGALCISSRLDAGQKAHRQKGAYLLRTNCEETDPVLLWKWYIQLTQAEAAFRTAKSDLGLRPVFHHKEDRVQAHILVCFLALALWRTLEQWMHSKGLGTCARQLVKEMGGIKSVDVVVPVRRAEITTELRLRVVTKPEPATAQLLTHLGLRLPKGTREISNVVPKIAP; encoded by the coding sequence ATGATCGGCCCCTGGCGGGGCCGGTCATCGGCTTTTACGACAGGTGATTTTGTAACCGCCAGAAATAGACGGTGTTCGCGCCGCCGCTCACACCTCGCCCTCTCGCTTTGGCACCGTCTCAAGCTCAATGAGCTGCTCGGCGAGCTTTTGCCCGAGGGCCGCGAGTCGGTGGGCTGGGCGCATACCGCCGCTCTGCTTACCGTCGCGCGGTTTTGCGCGCAACGCTCTGAACTCGGAGTGGCCGAGCACTGGTATGACACCACCGCGCTCGATGATCTGCTCGGTGTGGACAACCGGCTGGTCAACGATGACCGGCTCTACCGCGCGCTCGATCAGCTCGGCGAGCACAAGGACGCTCTGTGCGCCCACCTGATGACGCGTTACCGGGAGTGGTTTGGCGTGCGCTTCGAGTTTTTGCTCTACGATGTGACGAGCACCTACTTCGAGGGCGAGGCGGAGCGCAATCCGCAGGCCCAACGCGGTTACTCGCGAGATCAACGCAGCGGCAATAAACAGGTTTGCATCGGCCTGGTCTGCACCCCCGAGGGCCTGCCGCTGAGCTTCGAGGTGTTTGCGGGCAACCGCGCCGATGTGAGCACGGTCGAGGACATCGTGCGTGCAATGGAAACCAAATACGGCCAGGCCGAACGGATCTGGGTGATGGACCGGGGCATGGTCTCCGAGGCGAACATTACTTTCCTGCGCGAACGCAAGGCGCGCTACCTGGTCGGCACGCCGAAAAGCTGGCTGCGCGCCCACGAGCAGACTTTGCTCGAACAATCCGACTGGAAAACCGTGCAAGACGGGCTGGAGGTGCGCCTGGTCGAACAGCCCGACGGCGAGCCGGGCGAGCGTTACGTGTTATGTCGCAGCGGCGCGCGGGCCGAGAAGGAGCGCGCGATGCTCCAACGTCAGAGCGAGCGACTGACGGCAGAGTTGATCAAGATCGACGCCTGGCTCAGCCGCACGCCGCAGGCCGATCAGGAAGCCGTGGGCCGGCGGATCGGCCGGCACCTGGGTAAATATCCCGCCGCCGCCGCGATTGTAATGGCGGAGGTATTACGCGATGGGGAAGGCCGTGCCGGCGCCCTGTGCATCAGCAGCCGGCTCGACGCCGGACAAAAGGCGCACCGCCAAAAAGGCGCGTATCTGTTGCGCACCAACTGCGAGGAGACCGATCCGGTCTTGTTGTGGAAGTGGTATATCCAGCTCACGCAGGCCGAGGCGGCGTTCCGCACAGCCAAAAGCGACCTGGGACTGCGACCGGTGTTTCACCATAAAGAGGACCGCGTCCAGGCGCATATCCTGGTTTGCTTCCTAGCGTTGGCGCTGTGGCGCACGCTTGAGCAGTGGATGCACTCGAAGGGGCTGGGCACCTGTGCACGGCAATTGGTCAAGGAAATGGGCGGAATCAAAAGCGTCGATGTTGTCGTGCCCGTGCGCCGGGCCGAAATCACGACCGAACTACGCTTGCGTGTAGTCACCAAGCCAGAACCGGCCACCGCCCAGCTTCTCACCCACCTCGGCCTGCGTCTGCCCAAAGGCACCCGCGAAATCAGCAATGTAGTGCCGAAAATCGCCCCTTAA
- a CDS encoding M48 family metallopeptidase, producing the protein MLSILFWIAITVRIIGIFYAVFIGFFLWLGNGLLVAHVRSESIRVDERQLPELDKAFREVCQQLGVRQPPGLYVIQAGGMLNAFATRFSGRNFVVVYSDLLEALGPTSTEMKFILGHELGHIKSRHILKQIFLGPGMFFPLIGPAYRRAWVTSCDRYGAFAAQDVDGSVRAMMILSGGKEHGRTLSSNAFAGQHGDERGFFVSLHEITSTYPTLSRRVSDLLNLKTGQPATKPQRNPLAYVVGLFMPGGNLGGGGGGPLIAAMMMVMMIGLLAAMAIPAFQKVRQASQEKFCENNLRQYSAAFDQYTLENNHPPKDLRELVGASK; encoded by the coding sequence GTGCTTTCAATCCTCTTCTGGATTGCGATTACCGTGAGGATCATCGGCATTTTCTACGCCGTTTTTATTGGATTTTTCCTTTGGCTCGGCAACGGCTTGCTCGTCGCGCACGTGCGATCGGAGTCAATTCGCGTCGATGAACGACAACTCCCTGAACTAGACAAAGCCTTCCGTGAAGTCTGTCAGCAACTCGGGGTCAGGCAGCCTCCGGGCCTTTATGTGATCCAGGCCGGCGGAATGCTGAATGCGTTCGCCACCCGGTTTTCGGGTCGGAATTTTGTCGTGGTCTACTCTGACTTACTCGAAGCCCTCGGGCCGACGTCGACCGAGATGAAATTTATTCTCGGCCATGAACTGGGGCACATTAAGAGCCGCCACATCCTCAAGCAAATCTTCCTAGGACCCGGTATGTTCTTCCCGTTGATCGGCCCCGCCTATCGTCGCGCTTGGGTAACTTCCTGCGATCGCTACGGCGCATTTGCCGCTCAAGATGTCGATGGCTCGGTGCGGGCAATGATGATTCTCAGCGGCGGCAAAGAACACGGCCGCACCCTCAGCTCCAATGCCTTTGCCGGACAACACGGTGACGAACGGGGCTTTTTTGTCTCGCTGCATGAAATCACCTCGACCTACCCCACGCTCTCACGGCGCGTGTCGGATTTGCTCAACTTGAAAACAGGGCAACCGGCGACCAAGCCGCAGCGCAACCCCCTCGCCTATGTTGTCGGCCTTTTCATGCCGGGTGGAAACCTCGGCGGTGGTGGAGGAGGCCCACTCATTGCCGCAATGATGATGGTTATGATGATCGGCCTATTGGCCGCCATGGCGATTCCCGCATTCCAAAAAGTACGGCAAGCGTCTCAGGAAAAATTCTGCGAGAACAATTTGCGTCAGTATTCCGCCGCGTTCGATCAATACACTTTGGAAAACAATCATCCGCCGAAAGACCTGCGTGAACTGGTCGGGGCAAGTAAATAG